Proteins from one Entomospira culicis genomic window:
- the flgG gene encoding flagellar basal-body rod protein FlgG — protein MMRSLWTGASGMNSQQYNIDTIANNLANVNTTGYKPMRAEFEDLLYQTQQLAGSPATDETVRPLATQVGHGSKVAATQRMFKQGSLQATGNVSDLAIDGEGFLRVMMQDGTYSYTRDGSLKIDADAQLVTSQGYRVAPEIILPEEAILDSFTISTTGEASVRLPNIPDPVVVGQLELYRFVNPAGLSSIGENLFKETPASGEFIAGQPGRDGMGRIQHKFLEMSAVSSIEEMVSLIVAQRAYEFNSKTIQTSDNMLGTAVQLKR, from the coding sequence ATGATGCGTTCGCTTTGGACTGGTGCCAGTGGCATGAATAGTCAACAATACAATATCGATACCATCGCCAATAACTTGGCTAACGTTAATACCACCGGCTACAAACCAATGCGTGCCGAGTTTGAAGATCTGCTCTACCAAACCCAACAACTTGCCGGCTCCCCCGCTACAGACGAAACGGTGCGCCCACTTGCTACTCAAGTTGGTCATGGCTCCAAAGTAGCCGCCACCCAACGCATGTTTAAGCAAGGCAGCCTTCAAGCAACGGGCAATGTCAGCGATCTCGCCATTGACGGTGAAGGATTTTTACGTGTCATGATGCAAGATGGTACCTACTCATACACCCGCGACGGTAGCCTAAAAATCGATGCCGATGCCCAACTCGTTACTAGCCAAGGTTATCGCGTTGCCCCCGAGATTATCCTCCCCGAAGAGGCAATTCTCGATAGCTTCACGATCAGCACCACTGGAGAAGCCAGTGTACGCCTGCCCAATATCCCCGATCCTGTGGTCGTTGGGCAACTGGAACTCTATCGTTTTGTCAATCCCGCAGGACTAAGCTCCATTGGCGAGAACCTCTTCAAAGAGACGCCCGCCTCCGGAGAGTTCATTGCAGGACAACCCGGCAGGGATGGCATGGGTCGAATTCAACATAAATTCCTAGAAATGTCCGCTGTCAGTAGCATCGAAGAGATGGTATCCCTCATTGTGGCTCAACGCGCCTACGAATTCAACTCTAAAACCATC